The proteins below come from a single Dermatophilaceae bacterium Soc4.6 genomic window:
- a CDS encoding CoA pyrophosphatase — MSPTPTLARHGESLRPYAAPPGAPPLAHPAYLDTLMAAAAQVDPEFFSRFLPPDDDDGLRQSSVLLLFGPDADGVDSVLLTERSHTMRSHPGQISLPGGGADPVDTDVVATALREAYEEVLLDPAGVEVLGTLPALFLPPSGHVVTTVVGWWREPSPVGVGDPGEVATVILAPVSHLTDPAVRHTVVHPSGYSGPAVDLGDDLLLWGFTAGLVTKALTLAGLERPWDRGDTRPLPDRFTWRR, encoded by the coding sequence GTGAGCCCCACCCCCACGCTGGCCCGCCACGGCGAGTCCCTCCGGCCGTATGCCGCGCCCCCCGGTGCCCCACCCCTCGCGCACCCCGCCTACCTCGACACCCTGATGGCCGCCGCCGCGCAGGTCGACCCGGAGTTCTTCAGCCGCTTCCTGCCGCCCGACGACGACGACGGCCTGCGCCAGTCGTCGGTGCTGCTGCTCTTCGGCCCGGACGCCGACGGGGTCGACAGCGTGCTGCTCACCGAGCGCAGTCACACCATGCGCTCCCACCCCGGTCAGATCTCGCTGCCGGGCGGAGGCGCCGACCCCGTCGACACGGACGTCGTGGCGACTGCGCTCCGCGAGGCCTACGAGGAGGTGCTGCTCGACCCGGCGGGGGTGGAGGTGCTCGGCACCCTGCCGGCGCTCTTCCTCCCGCCCTCGGGCCACGTCGTGACGACCGTCGTCGGGTGGTGGCGCGAGCCCTCACCGGTCGGCGTCGGCGACCCCGGCGAGGTCGCGACCGTCATCCTCGCCCCGGTGAGCCACCTCACCGACCCGGCCGTGCGGCACACGGTCGTCCACCCGTCGGGCTACAGCGGGCCGGCGGTCGACCTCGGCGACGACCTGCTCCTGTGGGGCTTCACCGCGGGGCTGGTGACCAAGGCCCTCACCCTCGCCGGGCTCGAGCGGCCCTGGGACCGCGGTGACACCCGCCCCCTGCCCGACCGATTCACTTGGAGGCGCTGA
- the nth gene encoding endonuclease III produces MPTPSPRRRRPATPDAPAPAEESPLARKRRARRIVGTLHAHYPYAHCELDFSTPLELLVATILSAQTTDARVNLVTPTLFARYRTAADYAAADRTELETIVASTGFFRAKTDSLLKLGAALLERFDGEVPGRLADLVTLPGVGRKTANVVLGDAFGVPGITVDTHVGRLARRLGLTDLDDPVKVEQALGDLIPRADWTMMSHVMIFHGRRTCHARKPACGACPVARLCPSSAVGETDPDRAARLLAYELAPGREDERAALVAAAQAQPAHPAHPAPAGATG; encoded by the coding sequence GTGCCGACCCCCTCCCCGCGCCGACGCCGCCCGGCGACGCCCGACGCCCCGGCCCCGGCGGAGGAGTCCCCGCTCGCCCGCAAGCGCCGCGCCCGGCGGATCGTGGGTACGCTCCACGCCCACTACCCCTACGCCCACTGCGAGCTCGACTTCAGCACCCCGCTCGAGCTGCTGGTGGCGACCATCCTCTCGGCGCAGACCACCGACGCGCGGGTCAACCTCGTCACCCCGACCCTCTTCGCGCGCTACCGCACGGCCGCCGACTACGCCGCGGCCGACCGCACCGAGCTCGAGACGATCGTGGCCTCCACCGGCTTCTTCCGCGCCAAGACCGACTCGCTGCTCAAGCTGGGGGCGGCGCTGCTCGAGCGCTTCGACGGCGAGGTGCCCGGCCGGCTGGCCGACCTCGTCACCCTGCCCGGTGTCGGCCGCAAGACCGCCAACGTCGTGCTCGGCGACGCCTTCGGGGTGCCCGGCATCACGGTGGACACCCACGTCGGGCGCCTGGCCCGCCGCCTCGGGCTCACCGACCTCGACGACCCGGTCAAGGTCGAGCAGGCCCTCGGAGACCTCATCCCGAGGGCCGACTGGACGATGATGTCCCACGTCATGATCTTCCACGGCCGCCGCACCTGCCACGCCAGGAAGCCGGCCTGCGGGGCCTGCCCGGTCGCGCGCCTGTGCCCGTCCTCCGCCGTCGGCGAGACCGACCCCGACCGGGCCGCGCGGCTGCTCGCCTACGAGCTGGCCCCCGGCCGCGAGGACGAGCGGGCGGCCCTCGTCGCTGCCGCTCAGGCCCAGCCAGCTCACCCGGCTCACCCGGCTCCGGCGGGGGCCACAGGGTGA
- a CDS encoding alpha/beta fold hydrolase has product MPADASAPHPASRTTSYGDDPAQVYDVREPTTTADDTRGVTVVVVHGGFWRASFDRAHAAPQAQGLADRGFHVAVVEYRRVGMPGGGWPGTVDDVTAAIAAVRADATLPTPTVLLGHSAGGHLVTLAASQPWALGLRGAVSLAGCVDLVRGVELGMGDGAVADFLGGPPAADAADPLAAADPAMTTPAVPVVLVHGTADDTVPLEVSRSYAAKVAASTQPHAPVRLVELDGADHMVVIDPDHAAYAAVVEVLEDLTRG; this is encoded by the coding sequence ATGCCCGCCGATGCCTCCGCCCCCCACCCCGCCAGCCGCACCACCTCCTACGGCGACGACCCCGCGCAGGTCTACGACGTGCGCGAGCCCACCACCACCGCGGACGACACCCGCGGCGTCACCGTCGTCGTCGTGCACGGCGGCTTCTGGCGCGCGTCCTTCGACCGCGCGCACGCGGCGCCCCAGGCGCAGGGCCTGGCCGACCGCGGCTTCCACGTCGCGGTCGTCGAGTATCGCCGGGTGGGCATGCCCGGCGGTGGCTGGCCGGGCACGGTCGACGACGTGACCGCCGCGATCGCCGCCGTGCGCGCCGACGCGACGCTCCCGACGCCCACGGTGCTCCTCGGCCACTCGGCCGGTGGCCACCTCGTCACCCTCGCCGCCTCGCAGCCGTGGGCCCTCGGCCTGCGGGGCGCCGTCAGCCTCGCGGGCTGCGTCGACCTCGTGCGCGGTGTCGAGCTCGGCATGGGCGACGGCGCGGTGGCCGACTTCCTCGGCGGCCCGCCCGCCGCCGACGCAGCCGACCCGCTCGCCGCCGCCGACCCCGCGATGACCACGCCCGCCGTGCCGGTCGTGCTGGTGCACGGCACCGCCGACGACACGGTGCCCCTCGAGGTCTCCCGCTCGTACGCCGCGAAGGTCGCCGCCTCGACGCAGCCCCACGCCCCCGTGCGGCTGGTCGAGCTCGACGGCGCCGACCACATGGTCGTCATCGACCCCGACCACGCCGCCTACGCAGCCGTCGTCGAGGTGCTCGAGGACCTCACGCGGGGCTGA
- a CDS encoding sigma 54-interacting transcriptional regulator, with product MVDTSSTHPTPATIGQLRDSGYTARTVKEEIRANLVGTLRAGGNAFPGIVGFDDTVLPDVQRALLAGHDFVLLGERGQGKTRLMRTIVGLLDEWSPEIAGCEIHDEPLGPICARCKALVASDGDDVPVVWRHRDERYTEKLATPDTSVGDLVGDVDPTKVAEGRTLGDPETIHYGLLPRGHRGVFALNELPDLAERIQVALFNVLEERDIQVRGYAVRLPLDMLVVASANPEDYTNRGRIITPLKDRFGAEVRTHYLDDLEQEIALIRQEADLVALVPAHVVEVIARLVHQLRGSSSIDQRSGVSARFAIAAAEATAASALRRSAMTGEADAVARIGDLGDVLPTLRGKVEFEMGEEGRELEVVGHLLRLATAGTFRARIGSADLAGFTAHFEDGSTVETGDLVPAATVLEQIGTTPGLALVLERLGVDEETVSPGQVAAAVEFVLEGLHLTRRLSKVEADGQTIYGS from the coding sequence GTGGTCGACACCTCCAGCACGCACCCGACTCCCGCCACCATCGGTCAGCTGCGCGACAGCGGCTACACCGCCCGCACCGTCAAGGAGGAGATCCGCGCCAACCTCGTGGGGACCCTCCGCGCCGGTGGTAACGCCTTCCCCGGCATCGTCGGCTTCGACGACACCGTGCTGCCCGACGTGCAGCGGGCCCTGCTGGCAGGACACGACTTCGTGCTCCTCGGCGAGCGCGGCCAGGGCAAGACCCGGCTCATGCGCACCATCGTCGGCCTCCTCGACGAGTGGTCGCCCGAGATCGCCGGCTGCGAGATCCACGACGAGCCGCTCGGCCCGATCTGCGCGCGCTGCAAGGCGCTCGTGGCCTCCGACGGCGACGACGTGCCCGTCGTGTGGCGCCACCGCGACGAGCGCTACACCGAGAAGCTCGCGACCCCCGACACCTCCGTCGGCGACCTTGTCGGTGACGTCGACCCCACGAAGGTCGCCGAGGGCCGCACCCTGGGCGACCCCGAGACGATCCACTACGGCCTGCTCCCGCGCGGCCACCGGGGCGTCTTCGCCCTCAACGAGCTGCCCGACCTCGCCGAGCGCATCCAGGTCGCCCTCTTCAACGTGCTGGAGGAGCGCGACATCCAGGTGCGCGGGTATGCCGTGCGGCTGCCCCTCGACATGCTCGTCGTCGCCTCGGCCAACCCCGAGGACTACACCAACCGCGGGCGCATCATCACGCCGCTGAAGGACCGCTTCGGTGCTGAGGTGCGCACGCACTACCTCGACGACCTCGAGCAGGAGATCGCGCTCATCCGCCAGGAGGCCGACCTGGTCGCCCTGGTGCCGGCCCACGTGGTCGAGGTCATCGCCCGGCTCGTGCACCAGCTGCGGGGGTCGTCGTCGATCGACCAGCGCTCGGGCGTGTCGGCCCGCTTCGCGATCGCCGCCGCCGAGGCCACCGCGGCCAGTGCCCTGCGCCGCTCAGCCATGACGGGGGAGGCCGACGCCGTGGCGCGTATCGGCGACCTCGGTGACGTGCTGCCGACCCTGCGTGGCAAGGTCGAGTTCGAGATGGGCGAGGAGGGGCGCGAGCTCGAGGTCGTCGGGCACCTGCTGCGGCTGGCCACGGCCGGCACCTTCCGCGCGCGGATCGGCAGCGCCGACCTCGCCGGCTTCACCGCGCACTTCGAGGACGGCTCGACCGTCGAGACCGGCGACCTCGTGCCCGCCGCCACCGTGCTCGAGCAGATCGGCACGACGCCCGGTCTGGCGCTCGTGCTCGAGCGACTGGGGGTCGACGAGGAGACGGTCTCACCCGGGCAGGTCGCCGCAGCAGTGGAGTTCGTGCTCGAGGGTCTGCACCTGACCCGCCGGCTGTCCAAGGTCGAGGCCGACGGCCAGACGATCTACGGGAGCTGA
- a CDS encoding HAD-IA family hydrolase, with protein sequence MTNDLSALTGRDFAAVLFDMDGTLIDSTPAVGRCWARLAQEEGIDPARFEGRHGIPARTTVEALLPPDRWDAATARLTQLEIDDTDGVVLLPGAAEALAALAPQGRSAIATSCTRDLARARLRASGLVAPAVVVTVDDVERGKPHPDPFVEAARRLGADPADCLVVEDAPGGLRAGRAAGCATLAVVTTSTAQELSVDDLADAVVGDLSAVRFAVVDGRVRVSPA encoded by the coding sequence GTGACAAACGACCTCAGCGCCCTGACGGGCCGTGACTTCGCCGCCGTGCTCTTCGACATGGACGGCACGCTCATCGACTCGACCCCGGCCGTCGGGCGCTGCTGGGCCCGGTTGGCGCAGGAGGAGGGCATCGACCCCGCCCGCTTCGAGGGGCGGCACGGGATCCCGGCCCGCACCACGGTCGAGGCGCTGCTGCCGCCCGACCGCTGGGATGCCGCGACCGCCCGCCTCACCCAGCTCGAGATCGACGACACCGACGGCGTGGTCCTGCTGCCGGGGGCCGCGGAGGCGTTGGCCGCCCTGGCCCCGCAGGGCAGGTCGGCCATCGCGACCTCGTGCACGCGCGACCTCGCGCGGGCGCGACTGCGGGCGAGCGGGCTGGTCGCGCCCGCGGTGGTGGTGACGGTCGACGACGTCGAGAGGGGGAAGCCGCACCCCGATCCCTTCGTCGAGGCGGCCCGGCGGCTCGGGGCCGACCCGGCCGACTGCCTCGTCGTCGAGGACGCCCCCGGGGGTCTGCGCGCCGGCCGGGCGGCCGGGTGCGCGACCCTCGCGGTGGTCACCACCAGCACCGCACAGGAGCTGTCGGTCGACGACCTCGCCGACGCCGTGGTCGGCGACCTGTCGGCCGTGCGCTTCGCGGTCGTGGACGGGCGGGTGCGGGTCAGCCCCGCGTGA
- a CDS encoding Crp/Fnr family transcriptional regulator has protein sequence MDHDVVRRAPLFAALDDEAGSALLSGMSTVRMERGDVLFREGDPGDTLYVIGEGKVKLGRTSPDGRENLIAILGPGEMFGELSLFDPGPRTMTATAVAEVQLMGLGNESLTGLLSGRPEVSKALLAALAQRLRRTNEHLADLVFTDVPGRVAKALLDLATRFGRPVENGVMVSHDLTQEELAQLVGASRETVNKALADFASRGWLRLEARAVLLMDVERLQRRAR, from the coding sequence GTGGACCATGACGTCGTGCGGCGAGCGCCGCTGTTTGCTGCCCTCGACGACGAGGCGGGCTCGGCCCTGCTCTCCGGGATGAGCACCGTGCGGATGGAGCGCGGCGACGTGCTCTTCCGCGAGGGCGACCCCGGGGACACGCTCTACGTGATCGGCGAGGGCAAGGTCAAGCTCGGCCGCACCAGCCCCGACGGCCGGGAGAACCTCATCGCCATCCTCGGGCCGGGCGAGATGTTCGGCGAGCTCAGCCTCTTCGACCCGGGCCCGCGCACGATGACCGCCACCGCCGTCGCCGAGGTGCAGCTGATGGGGCTCGGCAACGAGTCGCTCACCGGCCTGCTCAGCGGTCGCCCCGAGGTGAGCAAGGCGCTGCTCGCGGCCCTCGCCCAGCGGCTGCGGCGCACCAACGAGCACCTGGCCGACCTCGTCTTCACCGACGTGCCCGGCCGCGTGGCCAAGGCCCTGCTCGACCTGGCGACCCGCTTCGGCCGGCCGGTCGAGAACGGCGTCATGGTCAGCCACGACCTCACCCAGGAGGAGCTGGCCCAGCTGGTCGGGGCGTCCCGCGAGACGGTCAACAAGGCCCTCGCCGACTTCGCCAGCCGCGGGTGGCTGCGCCTCGAGGCGCGCGCCGTGCTGCTGATGGACGTCGAGCGGCTGCAGCGTCGGGCCCGCTGA
- a CDS encoding phage holin family protein — protein MSTDQQTVPGNDRTEPNQRSIGQLVAQTTQDLRSLVAQEIALAKLEVTDGLAHLKTGAPLLAVAGFFALFALGFLLTAAAWALALVVETWLAFLIVAVALLLVAGIAAALGIRALKQVNPKPEKAIAGVGQTVEALKSAQRSGVEHAAALPPSRSEVALQPRNGAGGA, from the coding sequence GTGAGCACCGACCAGCAGACCGTCCCGGGCAACGACCGCACCGAGCCCAACCAGCGCAGCATCGGTCAGCTGGTGGCGCAGACCACCCAAGACCTGCGCAGCCTCGTCGCGCAGGAGATCGCGCTGGCCAAGCTCGAGGTGACCGACGGGCTGGCCCATCTCAAGACCGGCGCCCCGCTGCTCGCGGTCGCGGGCTTCTTCGCGCTCTTCGCGCTGGGCTTCCTGCTCACCGCGGCCGCCTGGGCCCTCGCCCTCGTGGTCGAGACCTGGCTCGCCTTCCTCATCGTGGCCGTGGCGCTGCTGCTCGTCGCCGGCATCGCGGCCGCCCTCGGCATCCGCGCGCTCAAGCAGGTCAACCCCAAGCCCGAGAAGGCCATCGCCGGCGTCGGCCAGACGGTCGAGGCCCTCAAGAGCGCCCAGCGCTCGGGCGTCGAGCACGCGGCGGCCCTGCCCCCGTCGCGCAGCGAGGTCGCCCTGCAGCCGCGCAACGGCGCGGGTGGCGCCTGA
- a CDS encoding NUDIX hydrolase, with translation MPLREFPFARLDARARAWLSGEAGEPPPVRYAATVMLVRDGVSGVEVFMLRRVSSMEFAPRAWVFPGGGVDPRDDAPDLPWAGPSATEWAQRLGCDESLARSMVAAAVREVFEECGVLLAGPTADTVVADLRAPEWDDERAALLAREQSLSQLLLRRGLVLRSDLLGVRARWVTPPFEPRRYDTFFFSALLPEGQVPDDDTTEADVADWTVPGVLLEQLATGAAMMLPPTVVCVESVAAATSAAGFVAQSGSMRAIEPRLVEVDGRVVMQADLP, from the coding sequence ATGCCGCTGCGCGAGTTCCCCTTCGCCCGTCTCGACGCGCGGGCGCGAGCCTGGCTGTCGGGGGAGGCCGGTGAGCCGCCGCCGGTGCGCTACGCCGCCACGGTGATGCTCGTGCGCGACGGGGTCAGCGGCGTCGAGGTCTTCATGCTGCGGCGGGTGTCGTCGATGGAGTTCGCCCCGCGGGCCTGGGTCTTCCCCGGCGGCGGGGTCGACCCCCGCGACGACGCGCCGGACCTGCCCTGGGCTGGCCCCAGCGCCACCGAGTGGGCGCAGCGGCTCGGGTGCGACGAGTCGCTCGCGCGATCGATGGTCGCCGCGGCGGTGCGTGAGGTCTTCGAGGAGTGCGGGGTGCTCCTGGCCGGGCCGACCGCCGACACCGTCGTCGCCGACCTGCGGGCACCCGAGTGGGACGACGAGCGGGCAGCGCTGCTGGCCCGCGAGCAGTCGCTCTCGCAGCTGCTGCTGCGGCGCGGGCTGGTGCTGCGCTCCGACCTGCTCGGGGTGCGGGCCCGCTGGGTGACACCGCCGTTCGAGCCGCGACGCTACGACACCTTCTTCTTCTCCGCGCTGCTGCCCGAGGGCCAGGTGCCCGACGACGACACCACCGAGGCCGATGTGGCCGACTGGACGGTGCCGGGGGTGCTGCTCGAGCAGCTGGCCACCGGGGCCGCGATGATGCTGCCGCCGACGGTCGTCTGCGTCGAGTCGGTCGCCGCGGCGACGTCGGCCGCTGGCTTCGTGGCGCAGTCGGGCTCGATGCGGGCGATCGAGCCCCGGCTGGTCGAGGTCGACGGCCGGGTCGTGATGCAGGCCGACCTGCCCTGA
- a CDS encoding DUF4177 domain-containing protein → MTKWEYSTVPLIVHATKQILDQWGEDGWELVQVLQGDGGNLVAYLKRAKA, encoded by the coding sequence ATGACCAAGTGGGAGTACTCGACCGTGCCGCTCATCGTGCACGCGACCAAGCAGATCCTCGACCAGTGGGGAGAGGACGGTTGGGAGCTCGTGCAGGTGCTGCAGGGCGACGGTGGCAACCTCGTGGCCTACCTCAAGCGGGCGAAGGCCTGA
- a CDS encoding alpha/beta hydrolase, protein MSVSGSNDAASVLLPGPWQHRFVSAGGTRFHVAEIGEGPLVLLLHDFPQFWYAWRHQLTALADAGFRAAAMDLRGFGASDKPPRGYATYAGAADAARVVRALGEEEAVVVGQGLGAFIAWTMPTLQPGVARAVGALSMPHPRVIRRASFLDPRQRRASGYVLALQRPFGPEREMTRDHAYVEGLLRSWASPSSDFPTTDDVQRYADAMALPFVAHSAAEHYRWFGRSQLRQDGPLFNRRIKPPVDVPVLLLQGRDDGCVVARATHRRSRRYAAGAYEEHLIAGAGHFLSEEAPAQVSQLLVDWLRRLEP, encoded by the coding sequence ATGAGCGTCTCGGGCAGCAACGACGCCGCCTCCGTCCTGCTGCCCGGCCCCTGGCAGCACCGTTTCGTCTCCGCTGGCGGCACCCGCTTCCACGTCGCCGAGATCGGCGAGGGCCCGCTCGTGCTGCTGCTGCACGACTTCCCGCAGTTCTGGTATGCGTGGCGCCACCAGCTGACGGCCCTCGCCGATGCCGGCTTCCGCGCCGCCGCGATGGACCTGCGCGGCTTCGGGGCCTCGGACAAGCCGCCACGCGGCTACGCCACCTACGCCGGTGCGGCCGACGCGGCGAGGGTCGTGCGCGCCCTCGGGGAGGAGGAGGCCGTCGTCGTGGGGCAGGGCCTCGGCGCCTTCATCGCGTGGACGATGCCGACCCTGCAGCCCGGGGTGGCCCGTGCGGTGGGCGCGCTGTCGATGCCCCATCCGCGCGTGATCCGTCGGGCCTCCTTCCTCGACCCGCGCCAGCGCCGGGCCAGCGGCTACGTCCTGGCCCTGCAGCGGCCCTTCGGGCCGGAGCGCGAGATGACCCGCGACCACGCCTACGTCGAGGGTCTGCTGCGCTCCTGGGCCTCGCCGAGCAGCGACTTCCCCACCACCGACGACGTGCAGCGGTATGCCGACGCGATGGCCCTGCCCTTCGTCGCCCACTCCGCGGCCGAGCACTACCGCTGGTTCGGTCGCAGCCAGCTGCGCCAGGACGGGCCGTTGTTCAACCGCCGCATCAAGCCCCCGGTCGACGTGCCGGTGCTGCTGCTGCAGGGCCGCGACGACGGCTGCGTCGTCGCCCGGGCCACCCACCGCCGCTCCCGCCGCTACGCCGCCGGCGCCTACGAGGAGCACCTGATCGCCGGGGCCGGGCACTTCCTCAGCGAGGAGGCACCGGCCCAGGTCTCGCAGCTGCTGGTCGACTGGCTGCGCCGACTCGAGCCCTGA
- a CDS encoding MBL fold metallo-hydrolase: protein MSDSPDPWGSRAVTARAACVLEANAGPMTLDGTNTWVLLEPGSDLAVVVDPGELDDPHLHAVAAAVEARGARVALVLLTHGHRDHAEGAERFAQLTGARVRGAGRGEPFTDGERLDTGGLTIEALLTPGHTSDSVSFLLPDDRALLTGDMVLGRGTTVVAHPDGELAAYLSSLAVMTGRTDSGEVTTLLPGHGPVRDEAGAVLASYRQHRLERLEQVRAAVAAGATDAHAVVEAVYAAVPREVWPAAELSVRAQLAYLGSPA, encoded by the coding sequence GTGAGCGACTCACCTGACCCCTGGGGCTCCCGCGCCGTGACCGCGCGGGCAGCCTGCGTGCTCGAGGCGAACGCCGGGCCGATGACCCTCGACGGCACCAACACCTGGGTGCTGCTCGAGCCAGGGTCTGACCTCGCGGTCGTCGTCGATCCCGGCGAGCTCGACGACCCGCACCTGCACGCGGTCGCCGCCGCTGTCGAGGCGCGTGGCGCCCGGGTGGCGCTCGTGCTGCTGACCCACGGGCACCGCGACCACGCCGAGGGGGCCGAGCGCTTCGCCCAGCTGACCGGGGCGCGCGTGCGCGGCGCCGGGCGGGGTGAGCCCTTCACCGACGGGGAGCGGCTCGACACCGGGGGCCTGACGATCGAGGCGCTCCTCACTCCCGGGCACACGAGCGACTCGGTCTCCTTCCTGCTGCCCGACGACCGTGCGCTGCTGACCGGCGACATGGTGCTCGGGCGCGGCACGACCGTGGTGGCCCACCCGGACGGCGAGCTGGCGGCCTACCTCTCGTCGTTGGCGGTGATGACCGGCCGCACCGACAGCGGCGAGGTGACGACCCTGCTGCCGGGGCACGGGCCGGTGCGCGACGAGGCCGGGGCGGTGCTCGCGTCCTACCGCCAGCACCGGCTCGAGCGGCTCGAGCAGGTGCGGGCGGCCGTCGCTGCCGGCGCCACCGACGCCCACGCGGTCGTCGAGGCGGTGTATGCCGCCGTCCCCCGCGAGGTCTGGCCGGCGGCCGAGCTCAGTGTGCGGGCCCAGCTGGCCTACCTCGGGTCACCAGCCTGA
- a CDS encoding MarP family serine protease: MTGGTLIDIVLALGLLAYAVNGWRQGLVVSALSLLGFLGFGALALWLLPPLLQQSTWVQEHEVVRVVALVVGVFVIASVGQGVMVQLGARVRSRVRWKSVKTLDSMLGALAVVSAVAVLLWFVAGALRPAAPAPLARAIGESRVLGAIDRIVPPQTGRLFAGFRSTLDSSGFPRVFDGLSPEPIAPVQPPDATAGATPAVRAASASVVKITGVAQACSRGQEGSGWVAAAGRVVTNAHVVAGMQAPSVKIGGVGRAYAATVVVFDAQRDLAVLAVPGLPAPALALGSDLDGGATAVVAGFPLDGPYRLDSARVRRVLDARGSDIYGQPGIDREIYSLYARVEPGNSGGPLLSTSGRVVGIVFAKSLDDDTTGYALTLAEAQPVLSRAATAQQPVSTGSCAAG, translated from the coding sequence ATGACCGGCGGCACGCTGATCGACATCGTCCTGGCTCTCGGGCTGCTGGCCTACGCCGTCAACGGCTGGCGGCAGGGCCTGGTCGTGAGCGCGCTGTCACTGCTGGGCTTCCTCGGTTTCGGGGCGCTCGCGCTGTGGCTGCTGCCGCCGCTGCTGCAGCAGTCGACCTGGGTGCAGGAGCACGAGGTCGTGCGGGTCGTCGCGCTCGTGGTGGGGGTCTTCGTCATCGCCTCGGTCGGGCAGGGCGTGATGGTGCAGCTGGGCGCCCGGGTGCGCTCGCGGGTGCGGTGGAAGTCGGTCAAGACCCTCGACTCGATGCTGGGCGCCCTGGCGGTCGTGTCGGCGGTCGCGGTGCTGCTGTGGTTCGTCGCCGGCGCGCTGCGCCCGGCCGCCCCCGCCCCCTTGGCCCGGGCCATCGGCGAGTCGCGGGTGCTGGGGGCCATCGACCGCATCGTGCCCCCCCAGACCGGGCGCCTCTTCGCCGGCTTCCGCTCGACGCTCGACAGCAGCGGCTTCCCCCGGGTCTTCGACGGCCTCTCGCCCGAGCCGATCGCTCCGGTGCAGCCGCCCGACGCGACCGCGGGGGCGACCCCCGCGGTGCGCGCGGCATCGGCCTCGGTCGTCAAGATCACCGGGGTCGCCCAGGCCTGCAGCCGCGGCCAGGAGGGCAGCGGCTGGGTCGCCGCCGCCGGGCGGGTCGTCACCAACGCCCACGTCGTCGCCGGTATGCAGGCACCCTCGGTCAAGATCGGCGGTGTCGGACGCGCGTATGCCGCGACCGTCGTCGTCTTCGACGCCCAGCGCGACCTCGCGGTGCTCGCGGTGCCGGGGCTTCCGGCTCCGGCGCTCGCCCTCGGCAGCGACCTCGACGGCGGCGCCACGGCCGTGGTCGCCGGATTCCCCCTCGACGGGCCCTACCGGCTCGACTCCGCCCGTGTGCGGCGAGTGCTCGATGCTCGCGGCTCCGACATCTACGGCCAGCCCGGCATCGACCGCGAGATCTACTCTCTGTATGCCCGGGTCGAGCCCGGCAACAGCGGGGGGCCACTGCTGTCGACCTCGGGCCGGGTCGTCGGCATCGTCTTCGCCAAGTCGCTCGACGACGACACGACCGGCTACGCGCTCACCCTCGCGGAGGCCCAGCCCGTCCTGTCCCGGGCCGCGACGGCGCAGCAGCCCGTGTCGACCGGGTCCTGCGCCGCGGGCTGA
- a CDS encoding RidA family protein, translating to MSAVEDRLAELGLVVPEVVPPVAAYVPAVRHGDLVYVSGQLPMVSGVMPATGKVGDGHGLVPPADAQALAQVCALNGIAAVKAVIGDLDKVVRVVKLVGFVASDPSFTGQPGVVNGASELMGKAFGEAGVHARSAVGVVALPLDAPVEVELVVAVRD from the coding sequence ATGTCGGCCGTCGAGGACCGGCTGGCCGAGCTCGGGCTGGTCGTGCCGGAGGTCGTGCCCCCGGTCGCGGCCTACGTGCCCGCCGTCCGGCACGGCGACCTGGTCTACGTCTCGGGGCAGCTGCCCATGGTCTCCGGCGTGATGCCGGCGACCGGCAAGGTCGGTGACGGTCACGGCCTCGTGCCGCCGGCTGACGCGCAGGCGCTCGCCCAGGTCTGTGCACTCAACGGCATCGCCGCGGTCAAGGCCGTCATCGGCGACCTCGACAAGGTCGTGCGGGTGGTCAAGCTCGTCGGCTTCGTCGCCTCCGACCCGTCGTTCACGGGCCAGCCGGGCGTCGTCAACGGTGCGAGCGAGCTGATGGGCAAGGCCTTCGGCGAGGCGGGAGTGCACGCCCGCTCCGCCGTGGGCGTCGTCGCGCTGCCGCTCGACGCTCCCGTCGAGGTCGAGCTCGTCGTCGCCGTCCGCGACTGA